From Flavobacterium lipolyticum, one genomic window encodes:
- a CDS encoding tetratricopeptide repeat protein, translating into MNIKKEIVLFFCFLLGLSIQAQDMQEGFTNLEKGEFAQAEIFFSKILKTYPDNKTAKLCFGRAVGLNSSPEKATVIFSELLKTYPDDFEIQLNYAECMLWNKKFSDAKPYYLGLIAKYPESFPALLGYANTLSNLKEYKEALVYVNKALAVSAKNPNALVSKKYIRMGYANQFVQQEDYDSALYLLDENFEDFPKDKETLMNKVNIYLMTKDEKNATKIYQELAVTKKDSLFSLNGLSLVAHIAERDSEALSIAEQALKKSQHIEDAKLQNQTKERYVQALIWNKKYKEAAIKIKEYQAGNPNENWVFALSATLGMYRSDFKESITDYQNILANDAKSFDGNLGISNAYFANGEPLKAYKAVDITLKIFENQKDAVGFLKKINENFTPSVEEKLSYSFDNGKNEAYATNTVFNFPISTKWTFLGKYQYRKTENTVTKNSATSNDFELGAQWQFHPKINFYVLLGFSNAQSFVSRYSQLLADVFFKIKPLKLQDLEVGYKRDIQNFNADLVSREITADNFYFNYNIGTNFKLGWFTQYFYSTQSDNNKRNLLFTSLYYNFLSKPILKAGFNYQFIAFQKQVPIIYFSPSKFNAYEIFIDFLKDERSTESNTIFYTLSAATGFQYIENDAKQSTYRVQAKFGYKFSDRFLVNFYGVKSNIASATAAGFQYTEVGLRLRWMLTSKPLFKVKKDKE; encoded by the coding sequence ATGAACATTAAAAAGGAAATAGTCTTGTTTTTTTGCTTTCTCCTTGGATTATCAATTCAAGCACAAGATATGCAGGAGGGTTTTACCAATTTAGAGAAAGGGGAATTTGCCCAAGCTGAAATTTTTTTCAGCAAAATCTTAAAGACATATCCAGATAATAAAACGGCAAAGCTATGTTTCGGCAGAGCTGTCGGTTTAAATTCAAGTCCTGAAAAAGCTACAGTGATTTTTTCTGAACTGCTAAAAACGTATCCCGATGATTTTGAAATCCAACTGAATTATGCTGAATGCATGTTATGGAATAAAAAATTTTCTGATGCAAAACCTTATTACCTTGGTCTGATAGCAAAGTATCCCGAAAGTTTTCCGGCTTTGTTAGGATATGCAAATACTTTGTCTAATTTGAAAGAATATAAGGAAGCTTTAGTATATGTAAATAAAGCTTTGGCAGTTTCTGCTAAAAATCCAAATGCCTTGGTTTCTAAGAAATACATACGAATGGGATATGCCAATCAATTTGTACAGCAAGAAGATTATGATAGCGCACTTTATTTATTAGATGAAAATTTTGAGGATTTTCCAAAAGACAAGGAAACATTAATGAATAAAGTTAATATTTATTTAATGACTAAAGATGAAAAAAATGCAACCAAGATATATCAAGAATTAGCAGTAACAAAAAAGGACAGTTTGTTTTCTCTGAATGGATTATCATTGGTTGCACATATCGCTGAAAGAGATAGCGAAGCTTTATCTATAGCTGAACAAGCATTAAAAAAAAGCCAGCATATTGAGGATGCAAAATTACAAAATCAAACAAAAGAGCGATATGTTCAGGCATTAATTTGGAATAAAAAGTACAAAGAAGCAGCCATAAAAATTAAGGAATACCAAGCTGGTAATCCCAATGAAAATTGGGTATTTGCCCTTTCTGCAACTTTAGGAATGTATCGTAGTGATTTTAAAGAAAGTATTACAGATTACCAAAATATATTGGCCAACGATGCAAAATCATTCGATGGAAACTTAGGAATATCGAATGCTTACTTTGCAAATGGCGAACCATTAAAAGCTTATAAAGCAGTTGATATAACCTTAAAAATTTTTGAAAACCAAAAAGATGCTGTCGGATTTCTAAAAAAAATAAATGAAAATTTTACACCAAGTGTAGAAGAGAAGTTAAGTTATTCATTTGATAATGGAAAGAACGAAGCCTACGCAACTAATACAGTTTTTAATTTTCCAATATCTACAAAATGGACATTTTTAGGAAAGTACCAATACAGAAAAACAGAAAATACAGTAACTAAAAATTCGGCAACCTCTAATGACTTTGAGTTAGGCGCACAGTGGCAATTTCATCCCAAAATAAATTTTTATGTTTTACTAGGTTTTAGTAATGCACAATCTTTCGTTAGTAGGTATAGTCAATTATTAGCAGATGTGTTTTTCAAAATAAAGCCGTTAAAATTGCAAGATTTAGAAGTGGGTTACAAGCGAGATATACAGAACTTCAATGCTGATCTGGTAAGTAGAGAGATAACAGCTGATAATTTTTATTTCAATTATAATATTGGCACTAACTTCAAATTAGGATGGTTTACACAATATTTTTACAGCACACAAAGTGATAATAACAAGCGAAACTTATTATTTACCTCATTATATTATAATTTTTTATCAAAACCAATTTTGAAAGCTGGATTTAACTATCAATTTATTGCATTTCAAAAACAAGTACCGATAATTTATTTTAGTCCAAGTAAATTTAATGCTTATGAGATCTTTATTGATTTTTTGAAAGATGAAAGGTCGACTGAAAGCAATACTATCTTTTACACACTAAGTGCCGCAACAGGATTTCAATACATTGAAAATGATGCCAAGCAATCGACTTATCGGGTGCAAGCTAAATTTGGTTATAAATTTTCGGATCGTTTTTTGGTTAATTTTTATGGTGTTAAAAGTAATATTGCGTCTGCTACGGCTGCTGGATTTCAATATACAGAAGTAGGTTTGCGTCTTAGATGGATGTTGACATCTAAACCCTTATTCAAAGTCAAAAAAGACAAGGAGTAA
- a CDS encoding cellulase family glycosylhydrolase: MIVINNKNNYRSILIISFIAINVLVLFGISEILGYLNSGADRSSMLHLEKETSNTYLPKVTWETLKNQGRTMEAQTIRKIEEHYLFSYVIKNNALKNNINDGIEDYFTESTRRQLEQVISYNKTRKISIRSTTIEHHASLDFYSEDGQQVVFTDKNVVEFQNIYQDNKLIASVRDTANYKVLMLLEDGFWRIRHYVRMQKEKSLVAVELNKKIYTVKGNEILKNGVPYIIKGINYYPKNSAWDMFGNKFNRDTIAADFEIITKAKLNTIRIFVPYEEFGKAEIPQEKLDKLKIVLDLAEEKKLAVIVTLFDFYGDYSPESWTLTHRHAEKIVTIFKDCKNIIAWDIKNEPDLDFQLHGEQNVKPWLEQMIVTVKKFDPNHLVTVGYSNIESGEILKDKVDFVSYHYYEDSSLFEDKLAVLEKATKKPLVVQEFGLSSNRGLWSWFGNSKNVQANYHKKMQSIFKKKKLAFVSWTLYDFPEVPDKVAGKWPWIKNKQKQFGFIDSEGKKKPSFLYINN; this comes from the coding sequence ATGATAGTAATTAACAATAAAAATAATTATCGGTCAATTTTAATAATTTCATTTATTGCAATTAATGTTTTGGTATTATTTGGTATTAGTGAAATTTTAGGTTACTTAAATTCTGGAGCAGATAGAAGCTCTATGCTGCATCTGGAAAAAGAGACCTCAAATACATATTTACCGAAAGTAACTTGGGAAACTTTAAAAAATCAAGGTAGAACAATGGAAGCTCAAACCATTCGGAAAATTGAGGAGCATTATTTGTTTTCTTATGTAATAAAAAATAATGCTCTCAAAAACAATATCAACGATGGAATTGAAGATTATTTTACAGAAAGTACGAGGAGGCAATTAGAGCAGGTTATTTCCTATAATAAGACCAGAAAAATTTCAATCCGCAGTACAACAATAGAACATCATGCATCCTTAGATTTTTATAGCGAAGACGGACAACAAGTCGTTTTTACCGATAAAAATGTAGTTGAATTTCAAAATATCTATCAGGATAATAAGCTTATAGCTTCTGTTCGGGACACTGCAAATTATAAGGTTTTAATGCTGCTGGAAGATGGTTTTTGGCGCATTCGGCATTATGTTCGGATGCAAAAAGAAAAGAGTTTGGTTGCTGTAGAATTAAATAAAAAGATATACACGGTAAAAGGTAATGAAATTTTAAAAAATGGTGTTCCCTATATCATAAAAGGGATTAATTATTATCCTAAAAATTCTGCCTGGGATATGTTTGGAAATAAATTTAACAGAGACACAATAGCTGCTGATTTTGAAATTATTACGAAAGCAAAACTCAATACGATCAGGATTTTTGTTCCTTATGAAGAATTTGGCAAAGCAGAGATTCCACAAGAAAAATTAGACAAGTTAAAAATAGTTTTAGACTTGGCAGAAGAAAAAAAACTAGCTGTAATTGTGACATTATTTGATTTTTATGGAGATTATTCTCCAGAGAGCTGGACTTTAACGCATCGCCATGCAGAGAAAATCGTAACTATTTTTAAGGATTGTAAAAATATTATTGCTTGGGATATTAAAAACGAGCCTGATTTAGATTTTCAATTGCATGGGGAACAAAATGTAAAACCCTGGCTGGAACAAATGATTGTAACAGTCAAAAAATTCGATCCTAATCATTTGGTTACTGTTGGATATTCTAATATTGAATCGGGAGAGATACTAAAAGATAAGGTAGATTTTGTATCGTATCATTATTATGAAGATAGCTCGCTTTTTGAAGATAAGCTTGCTGTTTTAGAAAAAGCAACCAAGAAGCCTTTGGTAGTACAAGAATTTGGGCTTTCATCTAATCGTGGACTTTGGAGTTGGTTTGGTAATTCAAAAAATGTTCAGGCCAATTATCATAAAAAGATGCAATCTATATTCAAAAAGAAAAAACTTGCATTTGTGTCCTGGACTTTATATGATTTTCCAGAAGTTCCGGATAAAGTTGCTGGAAAATGGCCGTGGATCAAAAACAAACAAAAACAGTTTGGATTCATAGATTCAGAAGGAAAAAAGAAACCTTCTTTCCTGTATATAAATAATTGA
- a CDS encoding Ig-like domain-containing protein yields MKYKISIFSFCLFTILLVSVTLMPKKQTGTIVLITQQKTFIAGDKIILDFKGNSSNKPKLFLIHSLGKTLLDGTIKNDKLTFILPRIYAEKAGHIDWFLAVNGENKLHGNFEILPNNGTKTNIENYLGPPSTLVGDDHFVMYVTIPTDDFDNPKPENTLVIFRSQFLNAITTQTVKTKDLIAWKIIKAPTKSGIVLVSAQCNATITKEFNAVIFAGIATNFMISFIRNHQFADGNQITTLKTTIIKDKFGNVVSDGTMVSFIISTTGGMVLKSFGTTINGIATAQILHPDHQDVYTVKAYVAGIAESNSIAINYMPINPKIEFGFSKDNRTIIVGPLRSFMNQLVPDGIKVSLKVYHHNQLIATLQEDSEKGYAVFIISSEYYKEKKYSFEISTLGSSEKVEEKKYDSN; encoded by the coding sequence ATGAAGTATAAAATATCTATATTTAGTTTTTGTTTGTTTACTATATTATTGGTCTCAGTCACTTTAATGCCTAAAAAGCAAACAGGTACTATTGTATTAATTACACAGCAAAAGACCTTTATAGCGGGTGACAAAATAATTTTAGATTTTAAGGGAAATTCGTCAAATAAACCGAAGTTATTTCTAATTCATTCTTTAGGAAAAACACTTTTAGATGGTACGATAAAAAATGATAAATTGACTTTTATCCTTCCTAGAATTTATGCTGAAAAAGCAGGCCATATTGATTGGTTTTTGGCAGTAAACGGAGAAAATAAACTACATGGAAATTTTGAAATTTTGCCCAACAACGGTACCAAAACCAATATCGAAAATTATTTAGGTCCACCAAGTACGTTAGTAGGGGATGATCATTTTGTAATGTACGTTACGATTCCTACTGATGACTTTGATAATCCAAAACCTGAAAATACTCTCGTAATTTTTAGAAGTCAGTTTTTGAATGCAATTACAACTCAAACAGTAAAAACGAAAGACCTTATTGCTTGGAAAATAATTAAGGCCCCTACAAAATCTGGAATCGTTTTGGTTTCTGCTCAATGTAATGCCACAATTACTAAAGAATTTAACGCTGTAATTTTTGCTGGAATTGCTACAAATTTTATGATTTCATTTATTAGAAATCATCAATTTGCTGATGGAAATCAAATTACTACCTTAAAAACCACTATCATTAAAGATAAATTTGGTAATGTTGTAAGCGACGGAACGATGGTGTCATTTATAATTTCTACCACTGGCGGTATGGTTTTAAAATCATTTGGCACAACAATAAACGGAATTGCAACTGCTCAGATTTTGCATCCTGATCACCAGGATGTTTATACCGTAAAAGCTTATGTAGCGGGAATAGCAGAAAGTAATTCTATAGCAATTAACTATATGCCGATCAATCCAAAAATTGAATTTGGATTTTCAAAAGATAATCGTACTATAATAGTCGGTCCATTGCGTAGTTTTATGAATCAGTTAGTTCCAGATGGAATTAAAGTGAGTCTAAAAGTATATCATCATAATCAACTCATAGCGACTTTGCAAGAAGATAGTGAAAAAGGTTATGCCGTTTTTATTATTTCATCTGAATACTATAAAGAAAAAAAATATTCATTTGAAATTTCAACCTTAGGAAGCAGTGAAAAAGTAGAAGAAAAAAAATATGATAGTAATTAA